CGTATATTTCATGCCAGGGCTGGAATCCACCacaaactccacttcccagaacacactgcagcGTACTAACATGGCCACAACAGACTACAATCCCCAGCAACTCACTCCACCAGCACATACACTCTCACCTGAATACTACTCATGTGCACCTGCTTCCAACTACACACATGGCCTATATAAATGGACTCTGAACTTTACCTTATTGTGAAGTAACACTCAGTCTACACTTACCTGAACCTACCAAGCATTTTCAGTCTGTGTCTGATATTCTAGTTTTGATCTTGTCTTGTTTCCTGGTTTTCACATGCTTGGATTTTGCCACTGAATTGTTGTATGCGGATTGCGTGACTTTTTGCCAGTTCCTGTTTATGAATTTTGCTTCACgttttataataaattctaAACTGCATTTTCATCCAACTCTATCGCATGACATACTACTTCACCATcaccatggatgcagcaggagaaTCAAACTGCCACAACATCATGGCAGCTCAGGAAAAGCTGGTAGGAGAACACCAACAACATCTGGTGGAGCTAGATGCCAAATTAAACATGCTTACCGGCACTATCTCCACTGCCTTCGTCTTCCACAGAACCCCGCCTGCAAACCCCGGCTCGCTTATCTGTCGCCATGACGAGTACGCAGGAGAAACGTCCCAGTGCAAAAGCTTTCTGCTACAGTGCTCACTGTACTTCCCTTACCAAGAGGGTGTCAAGGAGGGAAACTGTTATTGTCATATGATCGTTTCATGGAAATGTTCCAACAAGTTGTCAATCACACCACCAAAGGCAAGAAAATTGGTGAGCAACTCTTGACGGTAACACAAGGGAGGAGAAATGTGGTTGAATAGGCACTGGAGTCCGACACTCTTGCTGCAGGAAGCAGATGCTTTCCACCAGGGTCTCAATCAGGAAGTGCTCACTGAACTGGCCTGCCATGATGTCAAAATGCCTCTCAATTCCCTGATCGATCTAGCCATTCATCTGGAACATCTCATCTGCCTCCACCAAGTGCATAAGAGGACGGTGAGTCCCACACTGGTAATTGTACGCTCTGAACTCATGCAGCTAGGGCAGACCTGACTAAGCAACGCTGAACGTGACAAATGAAGAAGGGAAACGCTGTGTTTCTATTGCAGTCATGCCAATCAATTTATAGCACAGTACCCTGTCTGTCAAAAAACCCCGGTCCAACCCAGTCTGCTAAGAGGACCTCGACCTCCTCATGTATTCCCGCAGTGAGTCCATCTCAGTTTTTCTCTCACTAATCATTAACGCTAAGTGAACAGATGAAACACTCAAACCGTGTCTCTGACCTCTCAGTGCTGATCGACTCTGGAGCAGCAGGAAATTTCATGGATCACAATACCATCATGAAGCTCATCATACCCACAGAACCCCTACATTATCCACTTAAGATTTGTGCCATTGATGGACAACCCACAGGAAATGGAAGTGTCACATTATGCACCTGTAGCAACCTTACAGGTTCGGGCAGGAATAAGGAAGCAGAAGGCAGGCTTGGGAACAACTCAGAGGCATTTTATTGTCCAATTTTTCCCTTTCACTTTCAGCGGCttattttatttgcacacacacacacgtggctctgtgctggataactctctctctctttcaaggCGCTtgtttctctcctttttattCTTGTCCCAggtcactgcaacacagaacactcaTTAGTAGAATTCCCcgcaggtgtgcattccttaccactcaccttctccgcCTCCGCACTCCATTCACAAATCGATGCTCGACCACACCCCTGTTTCCATATACCCCCACCACCCGACTCCGGCCGGGGAGCCATCCGGCCTGTTGCCAACTCCCCCCCCGCACCAGTATCTCAGTGCAGGtctgccaatatccctttgtCAAATCCAACGTCGAATTAAAGCGAGCCGCGCCTAACTGATTGACCAGCTTGTCAATGCAAGGCATTTGGGTGTGTGTCAACCTTAGACACCACGGTGACtgttctaaagtccacacaagaCAAACAGTCCCATCGGCCTTGGGCACCAAAGCCACTGGGCtgctccagtcactgtgggactccttgaTTACTCTCATGTCgagcatagccttgagttcatcccgaaccacatttttcttgtgttgGGGCAGCGTGCCTGTGTACTACTACCCCTGTGGTTGTCTCTATATGCTGCTTTATAAGATCAGTGCAACCAGAGAGAGTCGAGAACATGTCGGAAAACTCCACTTGCAATTTAGCCATGTCCGTGATTTGGGACGGAGAGAGCTGGTCTCCATAGGGGACTGGGGTGAATTGAGCTGCTGTTTTTAGATTTACCTCCCGTCCTACCTCCTCCCTCTCCGGGATAACCATCGCCAAAGCCACGGGAACCGCCTTCCTCCACGGTTTAAGGAGCTTAAGGTGGTAAATCTGCCACGCCCCACCTCTATCCTTTCGCCTTACCTCATAGTCAACATTTCCAACCTGTCATTTGACCTCAAAGGGCCCTTGCCACTTGGTGAGTAATTTAGAGCTAAATGTTGGAAGCAAAAAAAGCACTATATCTCCAGGTGCAAACTTCCGTAGCCAAGTACCCCTGTTATACAGCAGGGATTGATGTTCTCGCATCTGTAGCAAAGGCTTAAAgggtggagttttgctctcaggtcaacaacgtactgaatttcatttttactgcTGGAAGATCCCTCCTCCCAGTTTCCCAGAATGACTTCGAGCACGCCATGAGTCTTCCACCCATACAATAACTCAAATGGGGAAACGCCCCGTGGAGGTCTCgcactgcaaataacaggggatCTAGCCAAATTTCGCGCATCATCGTGAACAAACTTACAAATCGTGTTTTTCAACATTTGATTGAATTGCTCCACCAGCCCATCTGTCTGCAGATGATAAACATTGGTGCAAATCTATTTAATCTCCAACAACTCGTTGTGTTTGTGACATAAACGCTCACGTAGTGTTTGTGACATAAACGACAtgccctggtcagtcaggatctctttcaggATCCTGACTAAGGAGATGGAAGAGTGCCTCTGCAACATTACATGTGGAGATGTTGAGCAGAGGCACTGCTTCCTGGTATCAGGTTGCATAGTCCACTGGAACCAATACAAAGTGATGCCCTCGTGTAGTCCGATCTAATGGCCCATCGAGGttccatgccaattctttcgaAGGGGACCTCGATTAATGGGAGTGGGTGCAAGGGCACGTTTGGGGTGACTGGCGTATTCACCAGCTGATATTCACAACATGCCGTGCACCACCTGTGAACATTGCTGCGAATGCCCTGCAAATAGAAGCGGGCCATGAGACAGGCcagtgttttatcctgtccTAAGTGCCCTGCCATCGGATTGTGGTGAGCCACCTGGAATAATAATTCCTGATGGCTCTTTGGAACCAACAACTGGATCGTCTTTAGGCTGAATTTCCTCACCATCAATTACCCTCACTTGGTTGAAGGCATGCCTGAGGCTCTAATCGTCCGACTGCTCTAAGGGAAAATATCCGAGGGAAATGACCGGCACTACCGGATTTTCGTGAACGTCCCCTtgtacacacctcaccttcaccaaatGTGCCTTTCCCAATGCCTCACCTTGAACCAAGCTTTGGTGAATTGAGGTCTGGTTACAGCCCGAATCCACCAATGTGTGGTATCTACCCTTGAACACTCACCGGTATGCAGTACAACCCGGCTGGATCGGGGGCGGCCTGCGGTGCATCAGGGATCCAGACCAACGCCCCCACCTCCATCATGTTGCAGCGGTCCTGGGAATACCCAGGCTCCCCGCAGCACTAGCACACCTGCCAAGGCCTTACTCCCACACCTGTGGCCCCGGATTCACCCACCTGGGGGAAAGAGGAGAAAGACACAAGGAGAGGAACCGGGAGGGAAAGCATGGGTTCGGGGAATGGGTTTTGGGGGAATTGGCCCCCATTTCCATGGAGCAGGGATGGGGAAAGAgcgaggaggagggggagagcCACGAgagtgactgagagagacatggagaagaGAGGGGCTCGTCTGCCCCCAGATACGCCGCCTTGTGGTTCTCTGCCAGCTAGATGGCCTGATCGAGCGTCGCTGGgcagtggcactggacccactccGCTTTCACTTGACCAGGCCCTGGAGCACCTGCCGAGCTGCTGACTGGCGTCGAGCAGATCTTTGATCTGCTGCTCTTGGTCTGGGTGCAGCTGGAGAAGGACCTGACGCTGGGTCTGGTGGAGGCTGGCAAGGGACGTGATGATGTCGGCCAGTGGTGAGGACTCTTCCTCAACTTCCCGGGATTCGGCACCAGTGTAGCAACCTTACAGTATTGGATGGGAATGAAGAAGCAGGGGGCAAGCTTGGGAACAACTCAGACGTTTTCGTCTCCAACTTTTGCTTTTAGAGGCTTATTTtatttgcgcacacacacacatgcacgcacacaagtggctctgtgctggataactctctctctccctttctctctctctccctctctctctctctctctctcgctactTGTCTGTCTCCTTTTTATCCTCGCCTGAACACTCAGTTATTAGAATTCCCCGCAAGTGTGaattccttaccactcactttcTCCGGCTCCGCCCTCCACTCACAAACCGGCGCTTGACCACGCCCCCGCTTCCACAGCACCAAACAAGTTTTCTTCCAAGCCAGTGCTCTCCACCAAGAACACATTTCATTCCCCATTTCTGTCAGTGCGGACCACCCCATCGTCCTTGAATTCCCCTGTATTTACGTTCACAACCCTCAGATATTGTGGAATGAAAagggtgtacacacacacacacacacacacacacacacaaccctcaGATATCATGGAATGAAAagggtgtacacacacacacacacacacacacacatatatatatatatatatatatggatatatatatatatatatatatatatataggaacaGACAATAAAAAACACCAGAGACAATACAAATATTGaatttgacaaaaatattacattttaagaacttttctgttctttataGTTTTAACTGTAGTGCCATATTCATTCAGCTTTCCACATCAGtcttaataaaatttttaaaaataatgtcacGATCCTGCAAATGTattgtttttccagtttttggTCTTTTTGAAATGTTCAGAATCAATCCAAAACACTTTCACATAAATACAATTAAAGAATAACTGATTAActgtctttttccaaatttatAGACACTACAACAATACAATACATCAAAtcccattaatttttttctaacagaCATTTTACAGGATATATGTGAAGTTCTGAAAGAAACTTCTTCCGCTTTATTattcatgtaatatttataacaaattGTCTATATCTTATTCTTATTTTGGAGTCTTATAATTAAAAAGATTTACATGAAGCATTTTAGATTAATCAAGGTTTTCTTTATCTAAATTTTTCAAATTGTGATGTTAACTTCCCATAAGACTATTTCATTTTCcaaaagttaatgttgtggTTAAACCTATCAGTTATGCAGTTTGTGAAGAGCTGTAAAGCTTTCCCAGGTATAGCATCAAAACCACAGCACTCTTTGGGTGGGATTGGTAAACCAAATAATGGTAAACTAAGTAACCTTCTGTCTTCAAAATCTgtttaactaaaataaatctgttgaCTAAAACTTAATCTTttaaagggatttttttttcttttaatttcgaATAATCctgttgttcctaataaaaaaaGACCCTATGTACGGacaaaaatatgtttgtgtgcTAATTTCCATGCTAGAAGAACTTACTTATGGAAGGTACACAGTTTTATTGCTAGATGCTTAATGCGATAGTcgcatttaagaaaaaaaaattctactccACCCACTAAATTAAACACATGTTTTGGGAATATATTCTAGATACTCTTTTTCTTTGatcaaattaattaaacattttactttaaatgtgatattttaagtaattcaaaattcaaataatatcatttattcTTCCACATGAAATTCAACAAATTGACTATATGTTTGGAAGCATTTCAAGACATAAGCATACAGTTAGATATTCCTTCagctttataataaaataattttaataaaatcctCCCATTTAAAGATATATCTCTCTAAAGCCACATATTAagcattttccttttctgtcaGTTATAGGATTAAAGTTTAGatagtttcatttttgttcattttcattatgcGACTGCACCCAAATATGTAACTGTGTGCTCCATAGGAAAATTAACTTTCTATGTTTGGCATTGCTTAACAAGACAGATTTCTTTACATCCATGTTTAATTCAAATACTCAGGagaattattttttgcattcagTTGCTTTTAGAAtcttttttattgtgtaaaaatattgttgtatcattagcaaactgaaataattttttaagaATTATGCTTTCTACCAAACACTAATATACCTTGAAATTCTTCCTTTTTAAGGTGCAAAGGAATTATTTGTGTAATAAGTTAAAACAAGAGGAGAATTATTGGACAACCCGGTCTAATTCCACATCTCATCAGAAATCTAGGTGTAGTACCATGTGCCAGTTTAACTGAGTCATTATATCCTTTATGAAATGGCTTGATTTAATCAAATATCTGCCAAACTCAAGAGTCTATAacttcagatacacacacatacactgcagaATACCATTATGGTGCAAATATCATGCTTTGTACAGCAATTGCACTGTAATGTTCATAAATGGTCTACTAAGTCAGCATAACGTTTGTAGCAATAAGACTGAGCTTAGTTAGTCCTCTGCATTTTATTAACAGTTCCATCAGGCCTGGCATCATGGTCTTTAATGTAAACCTTCCTTAGTTGTTTCTTGTGTTTTGGGGAACGTCACTATGAAGATAAAGCTATTATGGACATGTACTTTAAACTTCATCATTATAAAGTCCAGTATTTagtaattaatgaataacactTAGAAGACTCAGGCATTTTGGTTTTAAAGATAATTTTTATTATGAGGTATTTGCTAGCGGTGTAATTGTAACATCttcaaaaatttcaaaaattttCACAGTCCAGCTGCATAATGCATGAATAACgacatacataatataaaaacaaataataaataaaaacatacatacatacatacaatacatacatacttttaaaaaatataaatcccAAAAAAGTTAAGCCATAATCACAGTTTTATCATTTAACAGacagatacatttttaaataacagatttcattaaaattaaataaataccatGAGTAAACATCATGTAACAGTTGAAAATGTGGgatgaaacagaaatacacTGCTAATTTTGCATACTATGAATAGAGCAaaactgaataattaatataacTTGAAGTCTTTAAGAGTCTTTCACAACAGCCAACAGCTTTTCTATGGTGGTTCTgcgatttgaactcacaatctactGGTCACCACTGCAAGATTTCAACTGATTATTAGTTGTCATTTTCAGCACGATTCACAGAGACAGCAGGGAAAAAGTCCAACAGCCCGAAGAGTTGAAGCAGCTCTTTTCTGATCCACTCCCATGCCTCGTTCTTCTCCTGCTGTAAAGTTAAATCCCAATATTTTACAATCAGAGCTACACCAAGTCACCTTTACATTAAACATCTTTCTGCctctgtcacagtgtgtgtgaataaggGAAGTTGATATAATTGCTGACCTTGTCGTTCTTGGTGAGATCTCTTAGTTGTTTGAAGTATAAGGGCaatcttttgttctttttcattttgtgctcaAGCTGTGTTTAAAAGAAATCCAGGGTTATAGAAAGAAGTACATTATACTTGGATCactctttttaattttagcaAACGTCAGGCTATAAACCACAGCACtactttattttacaatattcaTTCCAcacctgattgatacctttagAGAACGCATTGAGAAAAGGAGCACTCACACATGAGCTTAGTCCGTTGGCCTGCAGATCCAGCATATGTAAGAAAGTTTCCAGCTTGTCCTTGTTCCAGGAGACAGAGTCTGAATCTTCCAATAAACGAGAGACCTCATCCAGAGTCTGAACGATGAACCAGATCTGTTTCTCTGGCTGAGGAAGAAGGAtagagatgaagatgaaggaagaGTACACACAAGATTACAGAATCAGAACAACAATTTCTGTATGTGAACaccattattaatatattaacctGAGAATAGCTTTGGTTAAAGAACCAATGATGCCAGTTATCCGGGATGGAGGCATTGACGCTGATTTCCTCTCCCTGTAGGAACAAAAAGAGTATTCCAACGTTACATTTTCCACAAacatacatagatagatagatagatagatagatagatagatagacaagcCTCACCATTTCTCTAAGCAGTGCTAAACATGTCGCATGGTGCTGCTTGAATCTAAGATTGATCCATCGGCAGCTGAAGCCAGAGCTCACACTGCACAGAGTCAAAATGACACAAAGGTGCACCAAACGTAGAAACATTGTATTCCCAGTTTACACACTCTACTTTCCTGTACAGCAGACTGTTACTCCTAATCAGAGTGTGAAGTGCTCTCCACTTTACTATTACCATCTTGTGCACTGTTAATACTTAGTATTTATAGGCAAAAAGTGAGATGTGCAATGTAAGGAAAGTTATACGAGTCGAAATTTCACTTTCTGGACATACAACACAGAACCAGATACAACTATGACGCAAAACCATACACCGCTAGGGTGCgttcacctgtgtgtgagaTTCACACCGGAGACTGGAGGAAATTCCTACCGAAGAATTctgaggaaagagaaacagaaagcgCAGGACCTCAGGCAGCGAGTGTGAAACACCACCGAAATGATGATATACAACAAAATAGTTTGCAGTTTGTTAATGAAGGTGAACGTTCAAACCGGAAACAAGTCGGTAAGGTGAAGCTCGCGCACAGAAGGTCGTCACATTCAGGTTATGTTCAGCCCATTGTCCCTGTTGTGTAAAACAGGTTGCAAAAACTGGTGAAATATCAACTGACACACACCGGAAGACGACACACAGGATTTAAGTAAAGCATTCTTAATTCActctaaacaataataataataataataataataataataataatagtaataataaccaCTCTGTTACATTAGCTCCAGTCTTAATTGCACTTACACCTTATTACACCTGACTGAAGCATcctaatatctttttttaaagctactttcaaaaaaataatgttttaaataaataaaattctaaataaaattttcatatTATTGCCACTAAAATGGAATTTTGATTGCTGCctcaatttattttaatgggGCATTTATGTATTTCACATGTGCCACTGAACAACAGGTAATTTACATATTCCTATAagtctatttaaatattattaaaagccTAAACTTTCAAGACTGGATATGTCATATTGCATAAATAGAGTGCTCACGAATGTTCTCACACAAATTTACTGCTCACACAAGCATCTATACAACATAGAGCCACAACTTATTATCTAGATCCAtctcacacataaacacaatattaaaaattgGCCATAAAAAAGGTGAAGCatcaatcatttatttttttatttttttatttctttatttatttatctatttattatttttattttattttttggttttatatGGCTCTATGAATTAGCATGTActgaaacattacattttaagcACTGGAAATGTTGCTGTGTCATCtttgtttgtgtgcatttatccatataaatataaatgcatataacCAGCGATCACTTTTActctaaaactattttaaaaattggcCACAGATTcatgtgaccctgaccaggataaaccggttactgaagatgaatgaatgagctaaatattaggctcatttctatttgtataatattattctggctatttattggacCCATGAAACTTTGAATTCCTATgattttccaccaacagaaaACATGAACAATATGTGTAGGCtgacttattttattaattattgaagTTTGAATTGGGTGTTATAGGCGGTGCAGTGTTTAGTGATTCCACCTCACTGAtccttggtttgatcctgagctcaggttagtgCTTGTTCTGctcatgtttgtgtgggtttctgCCAGATTTCCTGGTTTTTACCCActacccaaaaacatgctggtgggTGAATTGGCTACTCAAAATTGCCCTAACTGTGAAAGAGCTTGCAAATGTATGTGTACATGGTTCCATTTGATAGACTTGCATCAtatgcagggtgtattcctgcataACGTCTAGTGTTTGTGGGACAGGATACACTGCCACCCTGAGTCAGGGTCTCTGCAGGATAAAGAGGCTACTGAAGTTGAATGATGAATGTTTTTTAGGATTTGACAAATTTGGTCCAGTTTAGCTGATGTCACCCTAAATAAAAGCTTCTCCATGAGGTTATTTAGGGGACCAAGCACAGAGGGTGTATacgcaccctattgttattctaccttttcttatcattagggggccaagcacctgACCAAATTTTGGCCAAATGCTGCCAACGATCTAGtgccaccatcgggtcaaattttGCCCTAATTTGGAAGAaggtttatggtcataacttttgaaccatctgcccaaaatttaaaagctaGGCATCCCTGGATTTCCTGGGTCGTGACAAGTTCAACACACCCTATATACATCAATTTCTGCCTAACTAGAGTctctgccatcttggattttttaaaaaactgttttttgttttttttgctactccttcTACAAATTTtatccaatcatcaccaaattcaGAGtgagcctcacaaaagttatcaaaccAATTTTTATTACTCCAAATGGTTGGCCTGTATTGTGCCAATTAATCTGACTGTGatgccaccaaacaggaagtgaggctgtatctcaacaatgcacacagacacaacttagtaggcatcttcaggaccatgctcTAAGGCTATacaacaaattttgtgacagTGCCACTTACTGGTCATAAGTTACAATAACATACCaaaaatgcttccatctaactgccatttttgctatgctcctccaaattttgtccaatcttgttttgacatgttttctcaccaaatttggctcacatcatattcagacctgtctaaacaaagtgagagaaaaaggaccagactgatgagaaaaaaacataaatgccttagatgtttttaaattacaagaagaaaaaaaaattaggttaGAGCAATAGCAATCACAACCAAAGGTCAATGTAGTAACTGACAACCccacaggtcacagcagtagtggcagctgcagcagcaatgccaccctgctgcccatttgctAATCTAGACCTTTcttcctacagtcagagaattcatacacatcatacacatcatgagtgaaactacaaatcactctttgCCTAAAggtatggctctgctttcctgtgattgcatAGGCAGCAATTAtagcgtgtctgtgaatgtgcggctcaccaagtctgggtgcttggccctcgaatttgctgcttgcagctttaatttaattttttttttttttcaggctgtaAATTTTAAGCACTGTAGATGGCATATCCAAATGCTTATGCATGGATGGTTAACATAACACAAACCCAGTGCAGCTgattatatacactgtatgtccaatagtatttggacacctgagtattgaacatcccattccaaaaccatgggcattaatatggagttgttccccttttgctgctataacatctTCCACttttctgagaaggctttctaGTAGaatttggagcatggctgtgggaaattttgcccattcagccacaagaccTTTAGTGAGGCACTGATATCCAAAGATTGGCATGAAGTTGGTGTTCttgttcatcccaaaggtgttcagtggggttgaggtcagggctctgtgcaggctactcaagttcttccacaccaatctTGGCACTCATATTTTTATGGACAtcacattgtgcacaggggcattgtcatgctgaaacaggtttgggcctcttagttccagtgaagggaaaactCAAtggtacagcatacaaagacattctagacaactgtgtgtttccaactttgtggcaacagtatgGGGAAAGCCTACATAGTGCTGTTATGCTCATAcatccacatacttttttgCCATTTAGTGTATGTGTCATATAATAGGTTTTGTGCAGTAACTGCAGTATAATGATGTTTATAAAAGGTCAGAGTCTTCATTAGGATTCCTCTATATCTGCCCACCTCAAGTATCAAATGAACATTGAGAACTGGCATGAACCAATCAGGATCATGCATTTTTAAGTTTCTTTTTGAAAGCTTGGTGGCATGGTGGCATGGTAGCACAGTGGGTAGctttgccacctcacagctccagggtccttggGTTGcttctgagcttgggttactgtctgtgtagactttcacatgttctcctagAGCTTTCTGAGGTCTCCCACCTCTTCTTGTatgttttctccaggttcttcGGTCCAGAAACATGCAGTTTATGCTAAATTACCCTTTggtctgaatgagtgtgtgagtctgtctgtgcatggtgccctgcaatggacttgCGTCCCATCCAGAGTGAAGTCATCCACCTTGCACCCTGTGCTTCCAGGACTGGCTCCTGcgcaggataaagcggttactgaagatgagctACACTCTGAGCTCAGGGATATCGAAGTGACAATGTGTGAAGTCCCAGATGTTTACTGcaggaggagggaaaaaagaaccAACCCTCTAATTCTAGCatgcttttaaacattttcaacgGAAAatgtcataaaggtattttatggcaACATTATTGTTCAAATTTGCAATcgttgtttattaaaaaaatgcaaacaattcACAGTTTATATATTACAACTTTATACGCAGTCTGTGAGTAAATAAAGGCTGTTTTGAGATTGCGCAATATGAACGCTGGTCAACAGGAAACGCGTGATCGTTCCCATGATGCCTCGGTGCAGTCTCAGCTGAGCGGAGGGATTGAGGCAGGATCCTTGGACTCTCCCGTGTAGTGCTCTGGTCACTGTCTGAATTGCTTTGACAGCATTAAATCTGAGGGAAATGAAATTCTCTCACGACATGGTAAGTGCTGCATTTAACGGTAGAACATCTCGCTTTTTTGTATGTAGTTTATCAGCGTGCATaaaggttagctagctaacattaggatACTACACCTTCCGTGGCTACAAACAAACGCTGGTGTTTAGCTTCAGTGTGTACAGGTTGTAGTTTGTTTTTagacatttatcatttttatcatctAAATTATGGCTTAAAGCCGGCAGCAGgttgttttaatttttctgtaacacaCGCTGATACATTGTATTCAGCTACTTTACAGTTCTTAGCATAGCTTGTCTTGATTGAGGAGTGTTATACTGTTGCAACTGAAATGTAAACAGTTT
The sequence above is a segment of the Pangasianodon hypophthalmus isolate fPanHyp1 chromosome 12, fPanHyp1.pri, whole genome shotgun sequence genome. Coding sequences within it:
- the LOC117598588 gene encoding interferon a3, translating into MFLRLVHLCVILTLCSVSSGFSCRWINLRFKQHHATCLALLREMGEEISVNASIPDNWHHWFFNQSYSQPEKQIWFIVQTLDEVSRLLEDSDSVSWNKDKLETFLHMLDLQANGLSSCLEHKMKKNKRLPLYFKQLRDLTKNDKQEKNEAWEWIRKELLQLFGLLDFFPAVSVNRAENDN